GCGAGAAGGCCACCCAGTCGAGCCCCCGATTCCCCGGGGTCCGGGCCCCGCAACCTCTCCTCGATGCCGAGGCCGAGCATCGCCTGACAGATCGACAGAAGGAGATTCTCGACGAACTGGAGACCGCCGGCGCCGAGGATGGGTTTGCCTCCCAAACCATGGCGGAGATCGCCGCCCGCATGAATTGCTCGTTGCGGACGCTTTATGGCATCGCCCCGACACGTGACGAACTCTTGCTGATTGCGGTGGACCGCCGGCTCCGCCGCATCGGGCGCAAGGCCATCGAGAAGCTGGATCCGACGCTTTCCCCCCTGGAGCTTCTGCGCGCTTACCTCGAGGGCGCCAACGCAGCCGTACAACGACAAACCTTTACGTTGTCGAGGGACTTCGCAACGGTCAGCGGCTCTCGCCGACTGGCAGATTCACACGAAAATTATGTAATCTCAGTGGTGCAAAAACTTCTGGATCGCGCCGTATCCGAGACCCAGATCCGCCCCGTGGACACGGCTGCGGTTGCTCATATTCTCGGAGGCTTCGGGCGCGAATTCACCAAACCCGATATCGTCGACATGATCGACGGGACCCCCGACGAGGCCGCCAACCTCCTGACCGACGTCCTGCTTCGCGGCCTGGTTGCCCGCCAGCCCTGATATTGCAGAAACCCTTGCCACATAGGAAGGTAAATCCCATGAGTAACGATTCGAACCAGAAAATTCGCACCTACAAGGATGCGGTCGCCCTGATCACAGGAGGCGCCTCCGGAATCGGTGCGGCCATCGCCAAGGATCTGGTTCGCCGCGGTGCCTCTGTCATTCTCGCCGACCGCCAATTGGAGGCGGCGCAGACATTGGCAACCTCCCTGGGCGCCAAGGCCGAGGCCGTCGCCCTCGACGTGCGGGACGCCGATCAATTTGCCAGCGTCGTGGAAGGCACCAAGGCTCGGCACGGACGAATCGATTACTTCTTCAACAACGCCGGCATCGGCATCGGTGGCCCGGTACAAGATCATAGCCTCGAGGACTGGCGCTATACGATCGACGTCAATATTCTCGGCGTCGTCTATGGCGTTCATGCTGTCTTGCCCATTCTACGCGAGCAGGGCTTCGGCCATATCATCAACACCGCCTCGATGGCGGGCCAGATCCCCTGCCCCGGGCTGACAGCTTACGCCACAACCAAACATGCTGTCGTCGGACTCTCCCGCTCACTCCGCGCCGAGTCCGCACAGGCCGGCGTGCAGGTCAGCGCCTTTTGTCCCGGCGTGATTCAGACCGAGATTCTGAACAAGGGCGGCACATTCGGACGCAGCATGGGCTGGGCCGACGCAGAGCCTGATGCCGAACAACTGGCGAAGACCAAGCCGATGGACGCCGATGCCTTTGCTCGCGAAGCCCTGGACCGTGTCGCCGCCAATGATGAGATCATCATCCTGCCGCGTCGATGGTATATGATGGCGCGGTTCGACAAACTCTTTCCGCGCTTGTTCAGCTCCTTTATCGCCAACCGCTTTGCCAGCGAGGCCTCCCGCCTCGAAAGGCGTGCCGCCAGCGCTACGGCTGGGAAATAAAGATCGGCGACGACCATGCGCGAGGCTCGTGGGGAGCCAGGCACTCATCACCTGTGCTTTGCGGACATGTGGACACATGGATGCAGGCCCCCGCCTCATCCCGCTCGCAACGAAGATTGTCCGCATTGATACCGGGCATCGGTTCCTCGAACGCCCGCACGTAATACACTGCTTCCCGACCGCTTTCACGAAACTCCGGGTCTTCAAAAGTCGCCATGCAACCCGCTCGATCGCCCGAGCAGGGAAAAACGCGCCAAGGATCTTCGATCAATTCGCCGATCGGCTCGCCGGCCTTGATTTGCGGGCGAATCCGCACGACCTCGATGCGACTCAGCGGTCGCCGCTCATCCGTGGGATAATAACACTCGCCCTTGCAGAGGCGTGCCACGTCCGCGGCGCCGAGAGAGCTCAAGGACTCCTCGGGACAGCCAGGCTTCTGCACCAGAGAGCCGACCGCACGAACCTCAAATCGCGGATTCCGAGAGGACAACCCCTCACTGCCCATCGGCAATCTTCGACCGTCGGCCTCCAGCCAATCGAACCAAAGAAGAATGCGTGGTCCGCTGGTGCCGTACACTTCTCGCCGCTGCATGCCGTCCCATACGGCATCGCGGTCCCGACCCTCGGCATGCACGGCAATCAAACCGCCGGTGATCAGAAATGAGCTGGCCCGTTCGGCTTCGAAACGCTGAAACCCCGAGGCGGTCTCGATCGCTTCGGCAAAGGGGATCGAATTGGGCAGCGGCTCACTCGGGGGCGGCAAGATGACCGAGCTGAGGACACCGAGGCTTTCATCCACAGGCCCCGAAGCCATTGACTCCGTCATCCCCCGCCGTGCCACTTCCTTGTAGCCGGATCCCGATCGCGCGAAATGATTATCGCTCGACGCCATCAATCCCATCCGAAATCGAGCCGGCGGACCAGGCTCGGAGAAATCCCCTAGTGCGAGAATATATTGTGCGGAACTTGCGGGTCGGTAATTGAAGCTCGGTTCACGACAATCCTGGCATTGGCCCGCATCCAACCAATCTTCCGGAAGGACCCCGGGAACGACCAGATGACCCGCCATGCCGCCTTCGAGATGTCGCGCCCGTGCCAGCGCGGCGCGCTCCTCACAAATGGTCGCGTCCGTGCCTTCGTTCAGGCAGCGCGCTTCAATGATCTGGCCGGCCCGCCAGCAGGACGGGAGATAGTTGGGTCGCGGGCTCGGACAAATCACCGTGCCATCCGGCCCGAGATCAACCGCACGCCAATCTCGGTAGACCTCCGAGTCGCCATGGCCGGAATAGACCTCGATCAGGGTCTGCCGTGCCGGATCATGGTTGCCGTCGACCAGCTGCTTGTCCCAACTCGCACCCGCCGGAGTGTAAGCGCCCCAGCTGGTTCCATGCGGGATTACGAGCGACGGATAGCCCCAATCATCGAGTTTTTCGAAAAGCTCGGCGGGCGTCGCGACCGCCTCACGGCAATCGGTGGGCAAATCACGCACCGACACGCCGGTCGGACAATCCCGAATGGCCTCGGTCTCGGTCAGATAGGCCGCCCAGTCATGGAAGCGCCCCCCCATCAGCAGGGCCGCAGCGCCACGCGGCAGTAGGCCGAGTTCGCCGACATTCTCTCCCGCATTCTTGGTCGCTGCGATCGGACGCGTCGGGATGTGGCCGTCTTCGGTATCACGCAAGATGACATTCTTGTGCCCGAAATGGGTCTCACGAGTCGGCCCGGCCTGCGTCCATTCCCAACCCAAAAAGGCGACCAGATCATCCGACGCTCCGGAGACAGCATTGCATTGCCGAATGGCCTCGACCGTCTCCACCCAACGACGTTCCGAAAGATTCCCTGCATGGTCATTGATCGAGAAGAAATCCAGAGCGGCGCAATGCCTGGCAAAATCGCAGGCGTCCGACGGCGGATGCCCGCCCTCGCCCCCCACCATCGGCAGGCTGAAGGTGAAGGCATCGGCAGAAAAGGTGGTATGCACGTGCAAATCACCAAAAAGAATTTGCCGTCCATCTTCGCGACCAACAGCTCTGGCGGCCGCGGCCTGCGTTCGCTCTCCCTCGCGCAGGCTCTCCGGGCTGCGAGCATTGCCTGCGGGACTCCCACGGTCTTCGACGGTACCAAAAGTGCCACGGCCAGCGACGACAACCGCGACCAACAAGCCGGCAAATAGCAGGAGAACCACGAGGGCTCCTCTTTTCAGAAATGACGACAACGCATGACCTCCCCGAGGGAAATTTCCTCGCATGGTCGGTACCGCGGACCATGCCCTGACCCCTGACTAGCCGAGTTGGGGACTCCGGGTCCAATGCCCCCTTTGGAGACCAGCTGCCGCCGATCCCACATGCGCCTCCGGAGTTGGTAACACGACGAAGGCCCGGGCCTCAGGCAAAGGGTTGGAAGGTCTGCTTCTCGAGCTGCCCCTGGGCGCTTCGGGCGGCATGCCAGCCGCACATCCCATGCACGCCCCCGCCCGGCGGCGTCGAGGCCGAACAGATGAAGATACGTGGATTGGGTGTGGAATAGGGGTCGAGGCGCGCTACGGGGCGCGTAAATAGCTGCGCCAGATCCGCTACCCCTCCTGTGATCGCTCCACCCACATAGTTCGGATTCATCGCCGCAAAATCCGTCGTCCTCATGATATGGCGCGCCTGAATTCGATCTCGAAAACCCGGCGCGAAGCGCTCGATCTGGGATTCGATCGCGCCGGTCATATCCTCGGTCGAATTCGCCGGCACATGGCAGTAAGCGTAGCCTGTGCCGCTGCCCTGAGGCGCTCGCGTCGGATCGAAATTACTTTGCTGCACCACCAGCACGAAGGGCTTCTCGCTATGGTCGCCGCGCCACATTGCGGCCTCGCTGGCCGCGACTTCATCCAGGGTCCCGCCCACATGAACCGTCGATGCTTCAGAGCAACGGGGATCTTTCCAGGGGATGGGTCCGTCCATCGCGAGATCCAATTTGAAAACGCCCGGCCCGAAGCGGTAGCGCTGCAAGCGCTTGCGGTAGCCAGCGGGCAACGCATCCCCTGCGATTCGGGCCAACTGGTGCGGGTCCGTATCGAAGAGGTAGACTTTTGCCGGGGGTAGATCGCGGGCCGATGCAACCGGATGGTCGGTGCGCAGTTCCCCGCCGGACGCACGCAGCAAGGAGGCCAAGGCCGCGGTGATCGCATCCGACCCCCCTTTGGCGACGGGCCAGTCTTCGAGATGGGCCGTCAGCGCAAAGAGGACGCCCAGCGCCGATGTCATGGGCTGCGAGAGGGGTAGGATCGAATGCCCGGCACATCCCGCCAGAAGCGCCCGTGCGGTTTCCTCGCGAAACAAGGTCTTTGCCAGAAGGCTGGCGGGCCACATCGCGCGCAACCCGAAACGAACAAAGGAAACTGGATCCTCGGGGAAGCTCAGGGGCCCCAAAGCGTCTTTCAGCAAACCCTGCCCGTTCGCCAACAAGGGCTCCAGCAAGGATCGATATCGGGGTCCGTCCGAGCCGAGTTCCTCCACCGTCCGATCCAGTGATCGCCACAACATGCCAGCCGGTCGATCATCCAGCGGATGCGCGACCGATGCGCCGGGCTTGACCCACTCCAAACCATGTTCTTCGAGAGGGAGCTCCCTGAAAAAGGGCGAAAGAATCCCCATCGGATGGGCTGCAGAACAAATATCGTGACGGAACCCCGGCAACGTGATCTCGCGGGTATCCGCGCCGCCGCCCAGACGGGACGCGCCCTCGAGCACCAGCACGGAGGCGCCTTCTCGCGCCAACGCGACTCCGGCAGCGAGCCCGTTGGGACCCGATCCAATAATTACCGCATCGAATTGCTCATGGGGCTGGTCCATTCCTTCAAGGTTTGGCACAACCAAACGGAATTGTCGCTGACCGCCCTTCGGTCGGCCAGTCGAGGAACCTCATGAGCGAAACACAGGACTTTGAAACCACCGACGATATCCACGAAATGCGGGCGCAGCCCTATGCCCGGCAGCTCCACACGATTTGCATGCGTTGGGCGATGGGGAAGATCGCGACGCCGATCGGCGTCTATATCGGCTACCTTGTAAAATACCTGCTGCTCTTTATCGGCGGCTGGTGGCTTTGCTGCCTTGCCATCCCGGGAGCTGGCGGCTGGAGCGACTTCAGCACCTGGGCCTTGACCGGCGCCGCGTTCCAGAAGGCCGTGCTATGGTGTCTGTTCTACGAGGGAATCGGGCTGGGTTGCTCCTCGGGGCCGATGACCGGCCGCATTCTGCCTCCGATCGGGGGCATTCTGCACTTTGCGAGGCCGGGAACCACACGCCTCCCCCTCTTTCCCCAGATGCCGCTCTGCGGAGGATTCCGCCGCAGCCGCCTCGACGTGGCGCTCTACTTCGCCATCTACGCATTCCTGCTGCATGGGCTGATCGCGGCCGAAATCACATCGGCAATGATTCTGCCGCTGGTCATTCTTCTGCCCATTCTTGCCTTGCGCGACAAAACGACCTTCGCCGCCTTTCGCGGGGACCACTATTATCTGGCGCTGGTCGCACTCTGGTATATCGATACACCCGGCGAGGCCTGGATCGCGGGCAACAAGGCCGTCTGGTTCGGCGTCTGGTTCTGGGCCGCCACCTCCAAGCTCAATCAACACTTTCCCTCGATCATCGCTGTGATGTTGACCAATAGCCCGTTTATTCCGACATCCATCCACCGGCGACTCTTCAAGGACTTCCCGAAAGATATGCGCCCATCCTCGGTTGCGGCGACGCTCGCACATTTCGGCACCTTCGCTGAGTACGCTTTCCCTATCGTCCTTCTCTGGAGCGCGGGGGGCCCCATGACGCCGTATGCCCTGATCGCCATGGTGCTCTTTCATTCCTTCATCGCCGGCAATGCACCAAGCGGCATGCCGGTGGAGTGGAATATCATGATGGTCTATGGGGGGTTTGTTCTCTTCGGACACTTTGCCGAAGTCCCTCTGATGGCCCTGATCGGAACCCCCTGGTTACTCGGTTTCCTTCTCGCCATGCTGGTCTTTGTCCCTTTATTGGGGAACTTCGCACCGCAGCACGTCTCGTTTCTGCAGGCGATGCGTTATTACGCCGGCAACTGGGCCTACAGCATCTGGCTTTTCCGTGACGATTCGATCGACAGGCTGCACCTGCTGACCAAAGGGATCCCCACCATGAAGGAACAGTTGGCTCGGCTCGTCGAGGACGAGGATGAGGTTGCGATGTCCTGTGCCATGACCCCGGCTTTTCGGCTTATGCATATTCAGGGACGCGCAGCGCACGTGCCTCTGGCCATCGCCGGTGGTGATATGAGCCGTTACGAATGGCAGGATGGTGAAATGGTTGCTGGCATGGTGCTCGGATGGAACTTCGGGGATGGCCACCTCCACGACGAGCAACTGCTCGATGCGGTACAGGAGCAATGCCATTTCGAAGAGGGCGAATTACGAGTCGTTCTGGTCGAGTCGCAGCCACTGCTTGGCCGCTCCATGGCCTGGCGGGTCGTGGATGCAAAAACGGGCCAGATGGCCGAGGGCGAATCCATGATCAAGGATATGATCGAGTGGCAGCCCTGGCCAACCGGCCCGCGTGCAGAAGCCTTCAAATAGGCTCAGGAAGAGAACATCAATCGAGTCACCCACTCGGCCACGACGGCAGGCCGGTCGGACCCCTCGACCTGAACGGTCATTGTGCGCATGGTCTCCAGCGAGGTTCCCTTCAACGTCACGCGAGAGAGCATCCGGTGGACGCGAATCTTGCTGCCAACAGGAACCGGACTGGGGAAACGAACTTTGTCGAAGCCGTAATTGATCCCCATGGTTATGCCATCATAGCGTCCTGGCTCGGCCGTATTCGGCGTCAATGCGTCGAGGTGCGTGAGCATCGAGAGGGTAAGAAACCCGTGGGCAATCGTGGTGCCGAAAGGCGTGGCCTTGGCCGCCTCCGGGTCCACGTGGATGAACTGATGGTCTTCGGTCACATCGGCGAATTGATTGATGCGATCCTGAGTGATCTCCATCCATTCACCGGTAGACTCCTCGGTTCCTTCGACGGCTTTCCACAACTCATAGGCTTTCGCAGCGGCACTATCGGACATAATCGCTCTCCTTTTTTGTCCCGGCCATGCAAGAGATCGCCCGGGCTCACAGATATATTCAGAACTCTAGACGTAACGATCCGAGACCAGATCGTCTAGAATCATCCCAGCCTCGAAAATTGATCAGAAGTGCCAGGGAAAGCGCGAGAAGTCCCGCGGACGCTTCTCCAGAAAGGCATCCCGCCCCTCTTCGGCCTCGTCGGTCATATAGGCAAGACGCGTCGCTTCGCCGGCAAAGACCTGCTGTCCCACCAAGCCATCATCGATCAGATTGAAGGCAAATTTGGCCATCCGCTGCCCCGTCGGACTCTTGGTATTGATCTCGCGCCCCCACTCCAGCGCGGTATTCTCCAACTCCGCATGAGGGACCACTTCATTGACCATCCCCATCTGATGGGCCTCGGTCGCTGAATAGCTGCGCCCGAGAAAGAAAATCTCGCGAGCTCGCTTCTGGCCCACCTGTCTCGCCAGATACGCCGAGCCAAAACCGCCATCAAAGGAAGCCACATCCGTATCCGTCTGCTTGAAAATCGCATGCTCGCGCGAAGCGAGCGTCAGGTCCGCTGTGACGTGCAAGCTATGGCCACCGCCAACCGCCCAACCGGGCACAACCGCGATCACGACTTTCGGCATCATGCGCACCAGTCGCTGGACTTCCAGAATATGCAATCGCCCGGTCTTCGCGGGATCAATGCTCGCTGCATCGTCGCCTTCGGCGTATTTATACCCGTCACGGCCGCGGATCCGCTGATCCCCACCTGAGCAGAAAGCCCAGCCGCCATCCTTTGCCGAGGGGCCGTTGCCCGTCAAAATCACGCAGCCGACATCGGTCGACATCCGCGCATGGTCGAGCGCCCGGTAGAGTTCATCCACGGTCCGTGGACGAAAGGCATTGCGCACATCGGGCCGATCGAAAGCAATACGGACCGTGCCGTGCGCATGGGCGCGATGATAAGTGATATCGGTAAAGTCGAAGCCGGGGACTTCTGCCCATAATTTTGCATCAAACGTCTCGGAAACCATTCCGAGATCTTAACCGGAAGATGTCGATGCGGCGAATTACCTCTCGAGGCGGCAAAGACCGCCTGTCGATGGCTTCAGACCTGCTTCAGCTTCCAACGTCCGGTACGGAACCAACCGATAATCAGGACCGCCTCGAGCACAATCGAGACGAACATGGCTGTCCAGACCCCATCGAGGCCATAGCCCAGAGGCACCGCCAAAGCCCAGGCCAGAGGAAGCTTGATCGGCCAATTCGAGATGAAGGCAGCCAACATGGGCGCGCGAGTATCGCCGGCGCCGTTCATCGCCGCCACCAGAGGGACCGTTGCCGAACTCGCCCACATGCTGACTGCGAGAATCCGCAAGAAGCTGCTGCCGATCGAGACCACTTCGGGCGAATCGTCGAAGAAGGCGATGAACTGCTCTGCCACCGATCCATAAAAAATCATGAACACAAAACCCAGCGCAATCGAGATTCGCAGACCACGACCCACCGCACGGGCAGCCTGATCCGGAAGTTGTGCGCCGAGATTCTGGCCCACCAAAGTCGCGATCGCCGCGGTCAGCCCGGCCAGCGGAATCCAGTTCAGATTAAAGGCCCGCAGAGCCACTCCGAAAGCCGCAACCGATGCATCGCCAAAAGAGGCGATCACGCGCAACAGAATAAAAGTCGAGACCGGGCGGGCCATCATTGATATACTTGCCGGCACACCGATCCTGATAATGCGCGCAAACTCGGAGATTTTAAAACGCAGTCGCGCGCCCGAAGGCCGTGGAAGCGGCCAGGAGCGCCACCAGCTCCACGCGACAAAAAAACTCATCCCGAAGACGTGCGCCACAATATCCGCAATCGCCGCCCCCGGAACACCCAAACCCAACCATCCGATGTCGACACCGAAAAGAAATTCTTCGCCGGGAGCAAAAATAAACAGCGGATCAATCACGACATTGATCGCGACGGCACCTACGTTGATCCACATCGGTGTCTGGGTATCACCCGCCGCTTGGTAGGCGGCGCCCATCGCCATCCCGAGAAACATCAGGACCTGCGAAAAAAGCGAGATCGAAAGATAGGGGATGGCCAGCGAACGGACCTCCTCACTCACACCGAAAAAGCCGATCGCTGCCGGAGCGATCCACGGCGCCAACCCGAAAAGAACAAGGCCCATGCCCACGCCGAGCGCGATCGCATGCATCGCGGCGAACCACGCCCCTTCGCGATCACCACTCCCGACACCGCGGGAAACCAGCGCCACGGTTCCGGTATGAACCACTTGCGTAAAACCGAAAAGAATAAAGAGCACATGGCCGCAGAGGGAGACCGCGGCGACAGCCGTCGTTCCGAGGTGGCCGATCCAATAGAGATTCGCGACGAGGAAGAGAGCGATTGTGGAGTTCGACAACGCTACGGGCCAACCCAAAGCCAGAATCTGACGATAGCCGGATCCCGGACCGGACCAATCTTCTGTACCGTCCGGTTTCGCCTCAGCCATAGATGGCGGTCTTAGCCTGCTTTACCCCCGAACAACAGACGAGAGACGAAAGGAGTTTCTACAAACGAGGACGCAACTTCGGATCAGGAGCCAAAATAGGCAAAGCTTTGGGCGAGGAAGACCGGATAGGGAATCGGACTATGCTCTGAAGGCTGGTTCTGGGCCAGCACGACCCCGACAACGCCCTTCTTCGGACTCACAAAAAAGGTTGTCGCATAATAGCCCGACCAGAAGAAATCGCCGTCCTCATCGATCATCGGGGACGCGTCCGCATCAACCACTACGGCCAGGCCGTAGCCCCAGCCGAGGCCGTCGATGCCCTCCTCGACCAAAACGCCCTCGGTGATATGAGCTGTCGTCATCTCGCGGACGGTGCTGGCGGAAAGGATCCGGGTCCCATCGTAAGCCCCGTCATTCCACAACATCAGAGCGAATCGAAGATAATCGCCTGCTGTGGAAACCAGTCCGCTCCCGCCGGGTGTCCAGAAGGGCGCATCACTTGCGGGCATCGGCACCAATTCCAGCTCCCCATCAGCATTTTGAGTATACATCGCTGCAATCCCCTCGCGCCGGTCGGTCGGCGGGAGGAAACTGGTATGCTCCATCCCCAGCGGCAAGAAGATCTGGTCGCGGAGAAACTCGTCAAAAGGCTTGTTGGCCGCGACCTCCACCACGCGGGCGAGAACGTCGGCGGACCAACCATATCGCCAGCGCTCACCGGGTTGTTCATAGAGAGGCGCGGACAAGAGACGCACCACCCGATCGCCCAACGAACCCGATCCGGCATAAATATCATTCGAGGCCCAAACCCGACCGAGGTCGGAATCCTCATCCTTGGCTCCGATACCGGATTGGAACATCAGCAGATCGCGAACCGTCAGCGGGCGCCTCAGCGGCTCTGTCGGAAATGTGCCGTCGGGACGAAGATCCTTGCTGGTGGCAACGCGCAGATCAGCCGCCTGCGGAATAAACTCGGCGACAGGTGCTTCGAGTTGCAAGCGACCTTGCTCGATCAAGATCATGGCGGCGACCGCGGTCACCGGCTTGGTCATTGAAGCTAGCCGAAATCGAGTATCGATGCGCATCGGCAGTCCCGCCTCGCGGTCGGCATAGCCGGCACTCACCGCTGAAACGACAACCCCGTCACGGGCGAACGCAGCCACGTAACCCGACTGCAATTCCAGCCAGGCGCTCATACCGAGGAACACCTTGAGGGATGCCTCCGCGATCGAGCCCAGCGGTTTCATTTCCGTCTGTTCGGCACCTGCCGGTGGCAACTCCAGCGTTTCACTCCGAGTGCAACCCAACGCCAGGCTGAAGCACAAAGCCCCCAGCAGCAATCGCGGCCAGACGACCCCCGTCGTGATTCGCCTTGCCACGTGCGTCGTCAGTTCCCCGCCTGCTCGAACTCCAGTCCGACATCCGGGAAATGACCCAGAAGGTCCTCGCCCATGCCCCGAGCAACCGAATCGATGCCGAACAACTCGCGAACAAAGGAAGTCACGGCATGGTTCACAATCGGCCAGCCTTCTCGCACCGGGAGGGCATCTTCCTGACACCCATCGGTGCCCAGTCGCGCGATGTTTTCAGGCACCGGCAGCCCGGCGCGTTCGGCAATATCGATGATCCCGCCATCCTCATCCCCGATCGCACAGAGGTCGGAGACAGCAAGGTGGCCGCCTCTCTCGAGGATCAGAAAGCGCTTCGGCCCCGGAGCGGCTGCGTATCCATCTCGCAACCCTTGCAGGCCGACCGATTTGTCGATGGCCCCCGCGATCCACAAGGAGGGGCGATCCGGGAAATTACCGGATCGACTGCCACCGCCAGTCATCGGCACGTAGGCCAGAACATCAGCTTCCGACGCAAATCGCGTCGCTGTGCCAGCGCCGGCCGAGTGGCCCACGATCACGAGGCCGTCGGTCACCGCCAGTCCCTCCAGCAAATGCCCGGGCGTGCCGGATGCTTCCACCAGAGCGTCCACAGCCATCCGGGTGACCACCACATCGTCCATCGGCATATCCGGAGCAAAGCCAAGTGCTGCGGCAAGACCGCGCTCGAGGTAGTCCACGGAGACCACGACAAAACCCCAACTAGCGAGGTGGGCCGTCATGAAAGTCGATTGGGTGCGAAAGGCAGAATAGCCATGCGCGAAGATCGTGGTGGGGAACGGCGCATCGCCCGAAACCTCGATGTCGCGGTAGGCCTCCTCCACAAAAGGAGGGTTCGCATCGGGGTCGAGCAAGCCATCGATCACCGGGGGCAACCATGAGCGGATGAAATACTCCTCGCGGTCCACGCCCGCCTCGGCGCCGGGATCCGCCGGATACCAGATCTCGACCTCACGATCCGCTAGATTCAAAGTGGTCACACCGGCCACATAAGGCCCCGGAACATCGAAAAATTCGGTATCCGCGCTTGAGGAGCCGGAACAAGCGGCCAGACCAAGGCTTAAGGTTGCGACCAAAAATCGGGTGAGAGACGGAGACGGAGACGGACATTGGTTAATCATTGCCCCATGTTGCCGAGTTCCGCGTCTGGATACAACCCGCTACCCACCCGACCACCCGTGCTCGGGTGCAATCGACCCTTTATCGGCGCCGCTTGACCTGAATCACAATTGGGGCAGGAGATTCATCTCCGATCTCGACGCTCACAACCTTGCTTCCTCGAACAGGGCCACGAGACACGCGAATGCGTGCCACCCCGGGATTCAAAAAATCGAAATCGAACTTGCCTTCCTGATCACTAAGCACGTCCAGCCACCGCCCATAACCAACCGGCGTCGAAAGCATCGCGCCCGCGACAGGCAACCCGTTCTGGTCCACAACCTGCCCTTGCAAACCAATCTGGCCTGGCCGCTCCATTTCGGAGCGAGGATTCCCGACCAGTGGGAGGTAAGCTCCGTGCTGTGCCCACGGCAAACTGATCTCGAGCCGACGCTCGGCCTGCCCCCGATAGACCAATTCCCCCCTTTGGATGAACCGGCGACGGCTGGAGAGCGTATAAGTCCCATGGGGCAAGTTGGGGAAACGGAAATAGCCCGATGGTCCAGTAATGGTACGCAACTTCAGCAGTCGCCCCTCTGGACTCCGTCCTTTCAATTGGAGCCCAATACCAGCGACAGGTTCTGCGTCGACATCAACAAAACGACCGGCCACGTCCAGTAATGCTGCCGGAGTGCTCAGCTTGTTTTCAAAGTCGGCAACGGCTGCCCGAGCCTCGGGGAGGATATCACTCCGCTCAGCGATTTGATTGCTCAGCTCGTCAGGGTCCTCGTTGATCGAATAGATTTCCTCGGTGCCGTCGCTATTATGCACGTATCGCCAATCCAACCCTCGAACAAAGTGGTGAGTCGTGGCAGCAGGCTCCCCATTCAAACGAACTTCCGCCTCGCCAACCAGATGATCCGTGCCGGTGGGTGTCCCATTGACAATATTCGGAAGAAGCGTTCTTCCCCAGCGACCAGAAACCTGCGGCAGGCCCCCGAAGTCCAACAGCGTCGGGAACAAGTCAACCATGGACACCAGATCGTCCCGAAGCACACCTGCCGGAACCGTATCCGGCAATGAAAACACCAAAGACGTTCGAAAACCCTGCTCGTAAATGCTCGTCTTGCCTCTGGGCTGCCCGCCCAGAGCGGCACCCGGACTGCCCAACTGCCATCCATTATCCGAGGCGTAGACAATCAAGGTATTTTCGTGCAGTCCGCGACTTTCCAGCTCAGCGAGGACCTCGCCAAGGACATCATCCATCCACAATAAATTCGCGAGATACTCGATCGTCCAATTTGAAAGGCCCAGGCCCCAAAAACGAGCCC
The genomic region above belongs to Candidatus Binatia bacterium and contains:
- a CDS encoding DUF3556 domain-containing protein; translation: MSETQDFETTDDIHEMRAQPYARQLHTICMRWAMGKIATPIGVYIGYLVKYLLLFIGGWWLCCLAIPGAGGWSDFSTWALTGAAFQKAVLWCLFYEGIGLGCSSGPMTGRILPPIGGILHFARPGTTRLPLFPQMPLCGGFRRSRLDVALYFAIYAFLLHGLIAAEITSAMILPLVILLPILALRDKTTFAAFRGDHYYLALVALWYIDTPGEAWIAGNKAVWFGVWFWAATSKLNQHFPSIIAVMLTNSPFIPTSIHRRLFKDFPKDMRPSSVAATLAHFGTFAEYAFPIVLLWSAGGPMTPYALIAMVLFHSFIAGNAPSGMPVEWNIMMVYGGFVLFGHFAEVPLMALIGTPWLLGFLLAMLVFVPLLGNFAPQHVSFLQAMRYYAGNWAYSIWLFRDDSIDRLHLLTKGIPTMKEQLARLVEDEDEVAMSCAMTPAFRLMHIQGRAAHVPLAIAGGDMSRYEWQDGEMVAGMVLGWNFGDGHLHDEQLLDAVQEQCHFEEGELRVVLVESQPLLGRSMAWRVVDAKTGQMAEGESMIKDMIEWQPWPTGPRAEAFK
- a CDS encoding MaoC family dehydratase, giving the protein MSDSAAAKAYELWKAVEGTEESTGEWMEITQDRINQFADVTEDHQFIHVDPEAAKATPFGTTIAHGFLTLSMLTHLDALTPNTAEPGRYDGITMGINYGFDKVRFPSPVPVGSKIRVHRMLSRVTLKGTSLETMRTMTVQVEGSDRPAVVAEWVTRLMFSS
- a CDS encoding 1,4-dihydroxy-2-naphthoyl-CoA synthase, whose protein sequence is MVSETFDAKLWAEVPGFDFTDITYHRAHAHGTVRIAFDRPDVRNAFRPRTVDELYRALDHARMSTDVGCVILTGNGPSAKDGGWAFCSGGDQRIRGRDGYKYAEGDDAASIDPAKTGRLHILEVQRLVRMMPKVVIAVVPGWAVGGGHSLHVTADLTLASREHAIFKQTDTDVASFDGGFGSAYLARQVGQKRAREIFFLGRSYSATEAHQMGMVNEVVPHAELENTALEWGREINTKSPTGQRMAKFAFNLIDDGLVGQQVFAGEATRLAYMTDEAEEGRDAFLEKRPRDFSRFPWHF
- a CDS encoding MATE family efflux transporter, translating into MAEAKPDGTEDWSGPGSGYRQILALGWPVALSNSTIALFLVANLYWIGHLGTTAVAAVSLCGHVLFILFGFTQVVHTGTVALVSRGVGSGDREGAWFAAMHAIALGVGMGLVLFGLAPWIAPAAIGFFGVSEEVRSLAIPYLSISLFSQVLMFLGMAMGAAYQAAGDTQTPMWINVGAVAINVVIDPLFIFAPGEEFLFGVDIGWLGLGVPGAAIADIVAHVFGMSFFVAWSWWRSWPLPRPSGARLRFKISEFARIIRIGVPASISMMARPVSTFILLRVIASFGDASVAAFGVALRAFNLNWIPLAGLTAAIATLVGQNLGAQLPDQAARAVGRGLRISIALGFVFMIFYGSVAEQFIAFFDDSPEVVSIGSSFLRILAVSMWASSATVPLVAAMNGAGDTRAPMLAAFISNWPIKLPLAWALAVPLGYGLDGVWTAMFVSIVLEAVLIIGWFRTGRWKLKQV
- a CDS encoding serine hydrolase; protein product: MARRITTGVVWPRLLLGALCFSLALGCTRSETLELPPAGAEQTEMKPLGSIAEASLKVFLGMSAWLELQSGYVAAFARDGVVVSAVSAGYADREAGLPMRIDTRFRLASMTKPVTAVAAMILIEQGRLQLEAPVAEFIPQAADLRVATSKDLRPDGTFPTEPLRRPLTVRDLLMFQSGIGAKDEDSDLGRVWASNDIYAGSGSLGDRVVRLLSAPLYEQPGERWRYGWSADVLARVVEVAANKPFDEFLRDQIFLPLGMEHTSFLPPTDRREGIAAMYTQNADGELELVPMPASDAPFWTPGGSGLVSTAGDYLRFALMLWNDGAYDGTRILSASTVREMTTAHITEGVLVEEGIDGLGWGYGLAVVVDADASPMIDEDGDFFWSGYYATTFFVSPKKGVVGVVLAQNQPSEHSPIPYPVFLAQSFAYFGS